One window of Tepidanaerobacter acetatoxydans Re1 genomic DNA carries:
- a CDS encoding energy-coupling factor transporter transmembrane component T family protein, whose translation MREITIGQYIPGDSIVHRLDPRTKIIITLAYMILLFMLNNFYGYIFPVGFIILATLLSGISVRYLLKGLKPLIFIIILTFLLNSFMTKGRVIYQLGPLDITYEGLSQGAFMAIRLILLIIGTSLLTLTTSPISLTDGIEVLLSPFKKIGMPAHELAMMMTIALRFIPTLLEETDKIMKAQMARGADFESGNLINRAKNLVPLLVPLFISAFRRADDLAMAMEARCYHGGENRTRMKELKMTFLDIATFIVFILIAGGGIASRFV comes from the coding sequence TTGCGTGAAATAACAATAGGACAATATATTCCAGGAGATTCCATAGTCCATCGCTTGGACCCCAGAACCAAAATCATAATAACTCTTGCATATATGATATTGCTATTTATGCTCAATAATTTTTACGGATACATCTTTCCGGTAGGCTTTATAATTTTGGCTACTTTACTTTCGGGGATTTCAGTGCGCTATTTATTAAAAGGATTAAAACCCCTCATATTTATAATTATTCTTACATTTTTATTAAATTCTTTTATGACAAAAGGACGAGTGATTTATCAATTGGGTCCTTTGGATATAACCTATGAGGGTTTATCTCAAGGAGCTTTTATGGCTATACGCCTTATTTTACTGATTATTGGTACATCACTTTTAACCTTAACAACTTCACCGATTTCACTTACGGATGGCATCGAAGTGCTGCTTTCACCTTTTAAAAAAATTGGGATGCCGGCACACGAGCTCGCTATGATGATGACAATAGCCCTAAGATTTATTCCTACATTGTTGGAAGAAACAGATAAGATTATGAAAGCACAGATGGCAAGAGGTGCAGATTTTGAAAGTGGGAACTTGATAAATCGGGCTAAAAACTTGGTTCCGTTATTGGTGCCTTTGTTTATCAGTGCTTTTCGTCGAGCCGATGATTTGGCCATGGCGATGGAAGCCCGCTGCTATCACGGGGGAGAAAATAGAACTCGCATGAAAGAATTAAAAATGACCTTTCTTGACATTGCAACCTTTATAGTTTTTATCTTAATTGCCGGCGGTGGCATTGCCAGCCGTTTTGTATAG
- the truA gene encoding tRNA pseudouridine(38-40) synthase TruA — translation MNVKILLEYEGTAYSGWQRQKNAISIQEVLENAIKSITGEAVNVIGSGRTDAGVHALGQVANFKTQTKIPIEKLPYAINSKLPEDIVVKHAEIVPEDFHARFWAKAKIYTYTIYNAKFPSPLLKRYSYFYPRPLNVRAMKKAADMLIGTHDFASFMASNSPVKSTVRCIERLEVFQNGDIVKFEIEANGFLYNMVRIIAGTLLDVGINKKKANDIISIIKSKDRSMAGKTLPPQGLCLIKVIY, via the coding sequence ATGAATGTGAAAATACTGCTTGAATATGAAGGGACGGCTTATAGCGGTTGGCAGAGGCAAAAAAATGCCATATCAATACAAGAAGTTCTAGAAAATGCAATCAAATCTATTACTGGTGAGGCTGTAAATGTAATAGGTTCAGGCAGAACTGATGCGGGAGTACATGCCTTAGGCCAAGTGGCAAATTTTAAGACGCAAACCAAGATACCTATAGAAAAATTACCATATGCCATAAACAGTAAATTACCGGAAGATATAGTTGTTAAGCATGCTGAAATAGTGCCTGAAGATTTTCATGCTAGGTTTTGGGCAAAAGCCAAAATTTATACTTATACCATATACAATGCTAAATTTCCTTCACCATTGCTTAAAAGATACAGCTATTTCTATCCAAGGCCATTAAATGTAAGAGCTATGAAAAAAGCAGCAGACATGCTGATAGGCACACATGACTTTGCGTCATTTATGGCATCAAATAGCCCGGTAAAATCCACGGTGCGCTGTATAGAAAGGCTCGAAGTTTTTCAAAACGGTGATATAGTAAAATTTGAAATCGAGGCAAATGGATTTTTATATAATATGGTAAGGATAATTGCCGGCACTTTACTTGATGTAGGCATTAACAAAAAAAAGGCAAATGATATAATTTCCATTATAAAATCAAAAGACAGGTCTATGGCTGGAAAAACTCTCCCACCGCAGGGACTATGCCTTATAAAAGTTATTTATTAA
- the rplM gene encoding 50S ribosomal protein L13, giving the protein MSTFMAKKEEVKRDWYVIDAAGKPLGRLATQVAMILKGKHKPIYTPHVDTGDYVIIVNADKVILTGKKMDNKMYYSHTGYPGGIKSQNFRSLMSKSPEKVVYKAVWGMLPHNALGRKMIKKLKIYAGAEHPHEAQKPQSLTVKI; this is encoded by the coding sequence ATGAGCACATTCATGGCAAAGAAAGAGGAAGTTAAACGTGACTGGTACGTAATCGATGCTGCAGGTAAGCCATTAGGGAGACTAGCAACACAAGTAGCCATGATTTTAAAGGGTAAACACAAGCCCATATATACTCCCCATGTCGACACAGGTGATTATGTTATTATAGTCAATGCCGACAAGGTCATTCTAACAGGTAAGAAAATGGACAACAAAATGTATTATAGTCATACAGGCTATCCAGGCGGTATTAAATCTCAAAACTTTAGAAGCCTAATGAGTAAAAGCCCAGAAAAAGTCGTCTATAAAGCAGTTTGGGGTATGTTGCCACATAATGCTTTAGGGCGTAAAATGATAAAAAAACTAAAGATATATGCGGGTGCTGAGCATCCCCATGAAGCCCAAAAACCTCAGTCATTAACTGTTAAGATATAG
- the rpsI gene encoding 30S ribosomal protein S9, translating to MKQAVLATGRRKTAVAKVWIMPGSGKITINKRPIDDYFGFETLKAEVKRPLEKINGLDKFDVIASVKGGGYTGQAGAIRHGIARALLKIDGDFRPILKKEGYLTRDPRMTERKKYGLKKARRAPQFSKR from the coding sequence ATGAAACAGGCAGTGCTTGCTACCGGCAGGAGAAAAACGGCCGTAGCAAAAGTTTGGATTATGCCAGGAAGCGGAAAAATAACTATAAATAAAAGACCCATTGATGATTACTTTGGCTTTGAGACATTGAAGGCGGAAGTAAAAAGACCTTTAGAAAAAATCAATGGATTAGATAAATTTGATGTAATTGCCAGCGTAAAAGGCGGCGGATATACAGGTCAGGCAGGCGCCATTCGCCATGGTATTGCTCGTGCGCTTCTAAAAATTGACGGAGACTTTAGACCGATTCTTAAAAAAGAAGGATATTTGACCAGAGATCCGCGTATGACAGAAAGAAAAAAATACGGTCTCAAAAAAGCCCGGCGTGCTCCACAATTCTCAAAGAGATAA
- the hydE gene encoding [FeFe] hydrogenase H-cluster radical SAM maturase HydE, translated as MNIYQLVDSICAGYVPSVDEVELLLNADEPETSYIFSMADNITERYCSNKIHIRGIIEFSSYCRCNCAYCGLNAGNHKLSRYRMQPQEIIDTAAKAYEAGYKTLVLQSGEDLWYTREKISWIIKGIKSIGDIAITLSIGEREYEDYKQWKKDGADRFLLKHETINQSLYNKLHTHSNIESRIKCLLQLKELGYQVGDGFMIGLPGQTLRDIAEDILFLNELDVDMAGIGPFIPHKDTILKDAKAGSNMITLKAVAVTRLILKKVHLPATTALWTLDNQDGKKALKAGANVVMLKLEPYKYRRLYEIYPKDFDAKSNIKQERLKIEELILSMGKQVAEDRGDSIKLIERQ; from the coding sequence ATGAATATTTATCAACTGGTAGACAGTATCTGCGCAGGCTATGTTCCAAGTGTCGATGAAGTTGAACTACTGCTAAATGCTGATGAACCTGAAACATCTTATATCTTTAGCATGGCAGATAATATCACTGAAAGGTATTGCTCAAATAAAATCCACATAAGAGGCATAATAGAGTTTTCTAGCTATTGCAGGTGTAACTGTGCTTACTGCGGCCTTAACGCCGGAAACCACAAGCTAAGTCGCTATCGCATGCAGCCACAAGAGATAATTGATACGGCGGCAAAAGCTTATGAGGCAGGATATAAAACTCTTGTACTTCAATCGGGGGAAGATTTATGGTATACAAGAGAGAAAATATCATGGATAATAAAGGGCATAAAATCAATCGGCGATATAGCCATAACCTTGAGCATTGGCGAAAGAGAATATGAAGATTACAAGCAGTGGAAAAAAGACGGGGCCGACAGGTTTTTACTAAAACATGAAACCATAAATCAAAGCCTTTATAATAAACTGCACACCCATTCTAATATTGAAAGTAGGATTAAATGTTTGCTGCAGCTAAAGGAATTAGGATATCAAGTTGGAGATGGTTTCATGATTGGTCTGCCTGGTCAGACATTAAGAGATATTGCAGAGGATATACTTTTTTTAAATGAACTTGATGTAGATATGGCAGGAATCGGGCCATTTATACCACATAAAGATACGATATTAAAAGACGCAAAAGCCGGAAGTAATATGATTACATTAAAGGCAGTAGCTGTTACGAGACTGATTTTAAAGAAGGTGCATTTGCCGGCTACAACAGCCCTTTGGACATTGGACAATCAAGACGGCAAAAAGGCATTAAAAGCCGGAGCTAATGTTGTCATGCTAAAGCTGGAACCATATAAATACCGAAGGTTATATGAAATATATCCCAAGGATTTTGATGCCAAAAGCAATATAAAGCAAGAAAGGCTAAAAATAGAGGAATTAATTTTAAGTATGGGCAAGCAAGTAGCCGAAGACCGCGGAGATTCAATAAAGCTGATTGAAAGGCAGTGA
- the hydF gene encoding [FeFe] hydrogenase H-cluster maturation GTPase HydF produces the protein MNDTPRANRLHIGLFGRRNSGKSSLINAITGQEIALVSDFPGTTTDPVYKAMELLPIGPVVFIDTAGLDDVGDLGELRIKKTLEVMDKTDIALVVFSTENLDFSLEKRWCQELRSRNIPIIGVVNKIDKRDVDIKDLTKEFDFPFIKVSANKRENIGKLKEMIHQNAPMDFELSTLVGDIITPKSLVVLVTPQDIQAPKNRLILPQVQTIRDILDNNCMALVAKETELLDLLNCLNKKPALVITDSQVFHIVSKIVPEDIPLTSFSIIMSRYKGELSTLVRGAKAMDELKPNDRVLIEEACTHHPLENDIGRQKLPALLENKAGGKLQIEIKVGGDFPEDLTPYALILHCGACMLNRKQMLTRIIRAREQNVPITNYGMAFAHAQGILERTTRMFEP, from the coding sequence ATGAATGATACACCAAGAGCTAATCGATTGCATATAGGTTTATTTGGCAGGCGAAATTCAGGCAAATCCAGCTTAATAAATGCTATTACAGGACAAGAAATAGCACTGGTTTCAGACTTTCCCGGAACTACAACAGATCCGGTTTATAAAGCGATGGAGCTTTTACCGATAGGGCCGGTAGTCTTTATTGATACTGCAGGGTTGGATGATGTAGGAGATTTAGGAGAACTTAGAATAAAAAAGACCCTAGAAGTTATGGACAAAACCGATATAGCCCTTGTGGTTTTTTCAACAGAGAATTTAGATTTCAGCCTTGAAAAAAGATGGTGTCAAGAGCTTAGGAGTAGGAACATTCCGATTATTGGTGTTGTCAATAAAATTGACAAAAGGGATGTGGATATTAAAGACTTGACTAAGGAATTTGATTTTCCTTTTATTAAAGTAAGCGCAAATAAAAGAGAAAATATAGGCAAGTTAAAAGAAATGATTCATCAAAATGCCCCTATGGATTTTGAACTTTCAACATTGGTGGGAGATATAATAACTCCAAAATCCCTTGTTGTTTTAGTAACACCTCAGGACATACAAGCACCTAAAAACAGATTGATTCTTCCTCAGGTGCAGACAATAAGGGATATATTGGATAATAACTGCATGGCTTTAGTAGCAAAGGAGACAGAACTTTTAGATTTGCTAAACTGCTTAAATAAAAAGCCTGCTTTGGTAATAACAGATTCTCAAGTATTTCATATTGTAAGTAAAATTGTTCCCGAAGACATACCACTAACATCATTTTCCATTATAATGTCAAGATACAAGGGCGAACTGAGTACTTTGGTAAGAGGTGCCAAAGCTATGGATGAATTAAAACCTAATGACAGGGTTTTGATTGAAGAGGCGTGCACACATCATCCACTTGAAAATGATATAGGCAGGCAGAAACTGCCGGCACTTCTTGAAAATAAGGCCGGCGGCAAACTGCAAATAGAGATAAAAGTTGGCGGGGATTTTCCGGAAGATTTAACACCATATGCGCTCATACTTCACTGCGGTGCATGTATGCTAAACCGCAAACAGATGCTGACAAGGATAATAAGGGCGAGAGAGCAAAACGTTCCAATTACCAACTATGGTATGGCTTTTGCTCATGCTCAGGGGATTCTAGAGCGGACTACGCGCATGTTTGAACCTTAA
- a CDS encoding MATE family efflux transporter, with amino-acid sequence MTVGTPWKRIVEFSIPMLVGNIAQQLYNTVDSIVIGRYVGDNALAAVGSALPIFNFLLVFFVAVSTGAGIMVSQYFGAKDREKLSRSIGACITLTAIVATIIMIIGPIVVRPMLVLINTPESIIDWCASYLLILLVGNWGFSYFNILSGILRGLGDSLSALMFLLISTVLNIFLDIWFVAGLNMGVPGVALATVIAQVISAVLCAMKLKTMDYVFDLNLNMLKPKKEYVVQLLKLGLPSGLTQVIFSLAMITVQSLTNTFGEMIIACNVIVMRVDGFAMMPNFTFGVAMTTFAGQNVGAKKMDRVEEGTRQGLAIAVGVSIVITIIILIFGRYLMDIFTDTAELVDLSMKMMRILAVGYVAMAVTQVLSGVMRGAGDTMTPMWISLITTIFLRVPIAYGIAYLTRSAQYPNGRPESVFVSLLIAWVSGAVITSIFYKKGNWREKVLLS; translated from the coding sequence ATGACTGTGGGAACACCATGGAAACGAATCGTTGAATTCTCAATTCCTATGTTGGTTGGCAACATCGCCCAACAGCTTTATAATACTGTTGACTCAATTGTAATAGGCAGGTATGTGGGTGATAATGCTTTGGCTGCCGTCGGCAGTGCTCTCCCAATATTTAACTTCTTGCTTGTATTTTTCGTAGCAGTATCCACCGGAGCCGGCATAATGGTCTCTCAGTATTTTGGTGCAAAGGATCGGGAAAAGCTTTCCCGTTCTATTGGAGCTTGCATAACGCTTACAGCAATAGTAGCAACGATAATTATGATAATAGGGCCGATTGTCGTGCGCCCAATGCTGGTCTTAATCAATACTCCGGAATCAATTATAGATTGGTGTGCAAGCTATCTTTTGATATTATTGGTGGGCAACTGGGGTTTTTCATATTTTAATATACTTTCAGGAATTTTACGCGGACTTGGCGATTCATTATCCGCATTGATGTTTTTACTTATTTCTACTGTTCTTAATATATTTCTGGATATATGGTTTGTTGCAGGTTTAAATATGGGGGTGCCAGGCGTAGCACTGGCAACTGTAATTGCACAGGTAATCTCTGCAGTCCTATGTGCAATGAAACTTAAAACAATGGACTACGTATTTGACCTTAATTTAAACATGCTGAAACCCAAAAAAGAATACGTTGTTCAGCTTTTAAAGCTGGGATTGCCGTCAGGTTTGACTCAGGTTATATTCTCTCTTGCAATGATAACTGTACAATCCCTTACAAATACCTTCGGAGAAATGATCATCGCATGCAACGTCATAGTAATGCGTGTGGATGGATTTGCCATGATGCCCAATTTTACCTTTGGAGTTGCCATGACCACATTTGCCGGGCAAAACGTGGGAGCTAAAAAAATGGACAGAGTGGAGGAGGGAACACGCCAAGGTTTAGCAATTGCAGTAGGAGTTTCAATAGTTATCACAATAATTATTTTAATTTTTGGCAGATATCTTATGGATATTTTTACAGATACGGCAGAGCTTGTTGATTTGAGCATGAAAATGATGCGCATCTTAGCGGTTGGGTATGTTGCAATGGCTGTTACGCAGGTTCTTTCAGGAGTCATGCGCGGTGCCGGAGATACCATGACTCCTATGTGGATTTCATTGATAACTACAATTTTTCTGCGAGTGCCCATTGCTTATGGTATTGCATATCTCACCCGCAGTGCACAATATCCTAACGGCAGGCCGGAGTCAGTATTCGTTTCCCTTTTAATTGCCTGGGTATCGGGAGCTGTAATAACTTCTATTTTCTATAAAAAAGGCAACTGGAGAGAAAAAGTACTGCTGTCTTAA
- a CDS encoding DMT family transporter, with the protein MSSEKRMYISLFSVACFWGTSWSVSKIGLRELSPVHLAVLRFILASIIFFCIVKLFYRDYVIEREDRKWLWILGFLGVVLYFFIQYYGLDMTTTVNSSILIATSPIFTIFLSAKLFHQEKLNYSDLLGILIAFVGVFLVFTAGKGISIGRSTIYGDLLLLLNSLVWALFTVLGKNLVDKYDPFVVMAYINIYATITVLPIAFTPAFINSVKAASITTWAAALYLAVFCSVYSYYMWYKGIKTIGASKTAVFNYVNPMVAVIIGIILLKEDWNIYTIIGGILVFIGVYAASARKGDERIETVDS; encoded by the coding sequence ATGTCTTCTGAAAAACGGATGTATATTAGTCTGTTTAGTGTAGCCTGCTTTTGGGGAACTTCATGGTCTGTTTCGAAAATTGGGCTTCGGGAATTATCCCCGGTGCATCTTGCAGTTTTAAGATTTATACTAGCTTCGATAATATTTTTTTGCATTGTTAAGCTTTTCTACAGAGATTATGTTATAGAAAGAGAAGATAGGAAGTGGTTGTGGATACTGGGCTTTTTAGGTGTAGTACTATATTTTTTCATCCAATACTATGGACTTGATATGACTACTACAGTCAATTCTTCTATTTTAATTGCTACAAGCCCTATATTTACTATATTCCTATCAGCAAAGTTGTTTCATCAGGAAAAGCTAAATTATAGCGATTTGCTTGGTATTTTAATTGCTTTTGTGGGAGTATTTTTGGTTTTTACGGCAGGTAAGGGAATTTCTATTGGTCGTAGTACTATTTATGGCGATTTACTACTGCTTTTAAATTCATTAGTTTGGGCACTTTTTACGGTTTTAGGGAAAAATTTAGTTGACAAGTATGATCCTTTTGTGGTGATGGCATATATAAATATTTATGCAACAATAACTGTGCTGCCAATTGCTTTTACTCCGGCATTTATTAATTCTGTAAAGGCAGCATCGATTACTACCTGGGCTGCGGCGCTATATCTTGCCGTTTTTTGTTCGGTATACTCTTATTACATGTGGTATAAAGGCATAAAAACTATCGGAGCGTCTAAAACAGCGGTGTTTAACTACGTAAATCCGATGGTTGCTGTAATCATAGGCATAATATTATTAAAAGAAGATTGGAACATCTATACGATTATCGGCGGTATATTAGTTTTTATAGGGGTATATGCCGCTTCGGCACGAAAAGGCGATGAAAGAATCGAAACGGTTGATAGTTGA
- a CDS encoding phosphoribosylaminoimidazolesuccinocarboxamide synthase, with product MEKIREGKTKTVFDTGDGNILLKFRDDVTGTGDVVDPGANTVIGKIEGKGNASLKLSKHFFELLKRDGIRTHYIDADLKENTMLVKRADTFGDGLEFICRLKAAGSFVRRYGRYVEEDQPLDYLVEITLKDDDRGDPLINEEALVQLKLMTKEEVSEAIALTKKITKIVKQECERFDLELIDIKFEFARVEGEIAVIDEISGDNMRVRKNGQAVMQKELCDIICGK from the coding sequence GTGGAAAAAATTCGAGAAGGGAAAACTAAAACAGTTTTTGACACAGGTGATGGCAATATACTGCTTAAATTTCGCGATGATGTAACCGGAACGGGTGATGTGGTAGATCCTGGAGCTAATACCGTAATCGGTAAAATCGAAGGCAAGGGCAATGCTTCTCTCAAGTTGTCAAAGCATTTTTTTGAGCTGTTAAAAAGGGATGGTATCCGTACCCATTATATTGATGCAGATTTAAAGGAAAATACCATGCTTGTAAAACGAGCAGATACATTTGGTGATGGACTGGAGTTTATATGCAGGTTAAAGGCTGCCGGCAGCTTTGTTAGAAGATATGGCAGATATGTAGAAGAAGATCAGCCATTAGATTATCTGGTTGAAATAACTCTTAAAGACGATGACAGAGGTGACCCGCTTATAAATGAAGAAGCATTAGTTCAGCTTAAATTAATGACAAAAGAAGAGGTCAGCGAAGCCATTGCTCTTACAAAGAAAATTACTAAAATAGTGAAACAGGAATGTGAGCGTTTTGATCTCGAATTGATTGATATAAAATTTGAGTTTGCCAGGGTTGAAGGGGAAATTGCTGTAATAGATGAGATTTCAGGGGATAATATGCGAGTTCGGAAAAACGGTCAAGCTGTAATGCAAAAGGAGTTATGTGATATTATATGCGGTAAATAA
- the trxB gene encoding thioredoxin-disulfide reductase has protein sequence MYDVTIVGAGPAGLSAGLYAARAKLSTVIIEKMYPGGQAAITYRIENYPGFSDGIGGIELTDAMKSQAEKFDAKFLNGCVEKIEKQDGVFRVFMNGESITAKTVILASGAQPKKIGVKGEQEFTGKGVSYCATCDGAFYFDRTVAVVGGGDTAIEEALFLTRFASKIYVIHRRDQLRATKILQERAFQNDKISFVWDSVVNEIRGEDAVKEVIVKNVKTGSLNSIPIDGIFVAIGQSPATNFVKNLVVLDEQGYIITNDKMMTDVRGIFAAGDVRQKPLRQVITAAADGAIAAVEAGRFIEGQ, from the coding sequence ATGTATGATGTGACTATTGTAGGTGCGGGACCTGCCGGTCTTTCAGCAGGTTTATATGCTGCTAGAGCCAAACTGTCAACAGTTATTATCGAAAAAATGTATCCTGGCGGTCAGGCCGCTATAACTTACCGCATAGAAAACTATCCGGGATTTTCTGATGGCATAGGCGGCATCGAGCTTACTGATGCAATGAAATCTCAGGCTGAAAAATTCGATGCCAAATTTTTAAATGGCTGTGTCGAAAAAATCGAAAAACAGGATGGGGTTTTTAGAGTTTTTATGAATGGCGAAAGCATTACAGCCAAAACTGTTATTTTAGCTTCAGGTGCACAGCCAAAAAAAATTGGGGTCAAGGGAGAACAAGAATTTACAGGTAAAGGCGTTTCTTATTGCGCAACTTGCGATGGTGCTTTTTATTTTGACAGAACCGTAGCAGTGGTAGGCGGCGGCGATACTGCTATTGAAGAAGCTTTATTTTTAACCCGTTTTGCAAGTAAAATCTATGTAATACACCGCCGTGATCAATTAAGAGCTACAAAAATCCTTCAGGAACGTGCATTCCAAAATGATAAAATTTCATTTGTTTGGGATTCGGTAGTAAACGAAATAAGAGGAGAAGACGCTGTCAAAGAAGTGATAGTTAAAAATGTAAAGACAGGAAGTTTGAATTCTATCCCTATTGATGGAATTTTCGTGGCTATAGGCCAATCTCCCGCCACTAATTTTGTTAAAAATTTAGTTGTTTTGGACGAACAAGGTTATATCATTACAAATGATAAGATGATGACAGATGTTAGAGGGATTTTTGCCGCCGGCGACGTACGTCAAAAGCCCTTGCGGCAGGTCATTACTGCTGCAGCCGATGGCGCTATCGCTGCTGTAGAGGCAGGAAGATTTATCGAAGGGCAATAG
- a CDS encoding patatin-like phospholipase family protein, which produces MFGLVLEGGGAKGAYQIGAWKALRELGVDIKGVAGTSVGALNGAMIVQGDFEKTYDTWYNISFDKILNIDDSEIAAIKNRELFPENFFHVVRTIRELFFEHGLDITPLRQLLNCNICEDKVRHSGKDFGIVTVALTDLKPVELYIEDIPEGKLVDYLMASANLPIFKMDKIDGKLFIDGGFFDNFPIKLLMAKGYKDIIGIRLYGIGRTRRINKDKLNLITIEPSEDLGGTLDFSSERARRNLNLGYYDTLSVINKYSGRFYYIIANHPEDYYANIFFNLSRQTVLKLANIMGLPEKMPYRRLLFEKIIPRLSEILGLGSKASYKDIFIGILEKAAVLDGIEKFKIYDFDEFLYTVISKHQKTSEHISDKIPRLLKKSDLVLKTVKEQLSPEIIDVFIDELKIRFN; this is translated from the coding sequence TTGTTTGGTCTTGTCCTTGAGGGCGGCGGTGCTAAAGGTGCTTATCAGATTGGAGCATGGAAGGCTCTAAGAGAGTTGGGCGTAGATATAAAAGGTGTGGCTGGAACATCAGTAGGTGCCTTAAACGGCGCCATGATAGTTCAAGGTGATTTTGAAAAGACATACGACACATGGTACAATATTTCATTCGATAAAATTCTTAATATTGATGATAGCGAAATAGCTGCTATTAAAAACAGGGAGCTGTTTCCGGAGAACTTCTTTCATGTTGTAAGAACAATAAGAGAGCTGTTTTTCGAACATGGCCTTGATATCACACCGCTTAGGCAGCTTTTAAACTGCAACATATGCGAGGACAAGGTAAGGCATTCCGGAAAGGATTTTGGTATCGTAACAGTCGCACTTACTGATTTAAAGCCTGTTGAACTTTATATAGAAGATATACCAGAGGGAAAGCTCGTAGATTATCTGATGGCAAGTGCCAATCTTCCTATTTTTAAGATGGACAAAATTGATGGCAAACTATTTATTGACGGAGGGTTTTTTGATAATTTCCCCATTAAGCTTTTAATGGCAAAGGGTTATAAAGATATAATAGGCATACGATTATACGGAATAGGAAGAACGCGCAGAATAAATAAAGATAAATTGAATTTGATTACAATTGAACCATCTGAAGATTTAGGTGGAACACTTGATTTTTCTTCTGAACGTGCCCGTAGAAATTTAAACTTGGGATATTATGATACATTAAGTGTTATAAATAAATACAGCGGTCGATTTTATTACATTATTGCAAATCACCCCGAGGACTATTACGCCAACATATTTTTTAATCTCAGCCGTCAAACGGTCCTAAAACTAGCTAACATTATGGGACTTCCCGAAAAAATGCCATATCGGCGCTTGCTTTTCGAAAAAATCATCCCAAGGCTTTCTGAAATATTGGGACTTGGCTCCAAAGCATCCTATAAAGATATATTTATAGGTATTCTTGAAAAGGCGGCTGTATTAGACGGGATAGAAAAATTTAAAATTTACGATTTTGATGAGTTCCTATATACCGTAATTTCCAAGCACCAAAAAACTTCAGAGCATATTTCCGATAAAATTCCCCGTTTATTAAAAAAATCCGACCTTGTATTGAAAACCGTAAAAGAACAATTGTCACCCGAGATTATTGATGTATTTATTGATGAGCTGAAGATAAGGTTTAATTAA
- the greA gene encoding transcription elongation factor GreA has protein sequence MAKKEVVLTQEGLKKMEEELEYLKSVKRREIAARIKQAIDFGDISENSEYDEAKNEQAFVEGRIALLEEKLRNAKLIDEVDISTDVVSVGSKVKLKDLDTGDIFEYMIVGSAEANPIENKISNESPVGNALIGEKKGSIVEVSVPAGIIKYEIMDIMK, from the coding sequence ATGGCAAAAAAAGAAGTTGTGCTCACCCAGGAAGGCTTGAAAAAGATGGAAGAAGAGCTTGAATACTTAAAATCGGTAAAACGCCGTGAGATTGCAGCTAGAATAAAGCAAGCTATTGACTTTGGCGATATTAGCGAGAACTCTGAGTATGATGAAGCAAAAAACGAACAGGCCTTTGTGGAAGGGAGAATTGCTCTTCTTGAAGAAAAACTAAGAAATGCTAAACTAATTGATGAAGTAGATATATCTACCGATGTAGTAAGTGTCGGCTCTAAGGTAAAACTTAAGGATTTGGATACGGGAGATATTTTTGAGTACATGATTGTCGGCTCGGCTGAGGCTAATCCTATTGAAAATAAGATTTCTAATGAATCACCGGTAGGAAATGCTCTAATTGGAGAGAAAAAAGGTTCTATCGTAGAAGTTTCAGTACCTGCTGGAATAATTAAGTATGAAATCATGGATATCATGAAATAA